Proteins encoded together in one Candidatus Xianfuyuplasma coldseepsis window:
- a CDS encoding alpha/beta hydrolase, whose amino-acid sequence MSKLDKLFLYSLIGGVVFSLVILLMPTSIYDFYPNPEIYDYGFNYYLWKFRAIDQSMVARVTAWVLFFAHFGSVVYLLNQLKKHQAEKQDGYTKYNVYLLVTNALFIVLHYIHTWLWYDALAQDTPVWSSQGSVIVMLVLILIIENRRRGLFFGKKMPFPKESTRAVMKYHGIYIALATIFTFWYHPMENTSWHIVGFFYMYLLFIQMSFARTKLHQNKYFNVTLEVMVLFHGTAVALYSGNAPWAMFLFGFATIFFITQIYGLGLNKTTIHIMQGLFVLIALATYSGLFNDRAFYEINEVVRIPFIEYGLVFVFVYMIYGWIKLPVKPWVKNTIGGVLIATLGFFTILTVYTMSSYYAEPEMYDAIVDIEGLTRSETSKSIVYETESYDTNIILIPGGKVDTGAYEYLAYLIAQEGYKVTIVKNPFNLAILLPYRANQFYEADKNNVIMGHSLGGVVASMNASRLDYDMLVIMGSYPISDVGDTVTLLLVGSEENLLDNEAYYENRNTLANYTEHIIPGGNHAYFGYYGEQKGDNPAMVTNQENQEYVAGYIVTSIENEVE is encoded by the coding sequence ATGAGTAAGTTAGATAAATTATTTCTCTATTCATTGATCGGTGGTGTAGTGTTCTCGCTGGTCATTCTGTTGATGCCGACATCGATTTATGATTTTTATCCGAATCCGGAAATCTATGATTATGGATTTAACTATTATCTATGGAAATTCCGGGCGATTGATCAATCAATGGTTGCACGAGTTACCGCATGGGTATTGTTCTTTGCACACTTTGGATCCGTAGTATATCTACTAAATCAACTAAAAAAACATCAGGCAGAGAAACAAGATGGATATACCAAATACAATGTCTATTTGCTTGTAACCAATGCCTTGTTCATTGTTTTGCATTACATTCATACATGGCTGTGGTATGATGCCTTAGCCCAAGATACTCCTGTATGGAGTTCGCAAGGTAGTGTCATTGTGATGTTGGTGTTAATTTTAATCATTGAGAACCGCAGAAGAGGATTGTTCTTCGGTAAGAAAATGCCTTTTCCCAAAGAATCAACACGGGCGGTAATGAAATATCATGGTATTTACATTGCCCTCGCAACCATCTTTACTTTCTGGTATCATCCGATGGAGAATACATCGTGGCACATTGTTGGATTCTTCTATATGTACTTATTGTTCATTCAAATGTCCTTTGCCCGAACAAAACTGCATCAAAATAAATACTTTAATGTAACGCTTGAAGTGATGGTGCTATTCCATGGAACCGCCGTGGCATTGTATTCGGGAAATGCGCCGTGGGCAATGTTCCTGTTTGGCTTCGCCACAATCTTCTTTATCACGCAAATCTATGGCTTAGGACTTAACAAGACAACAATTCATATCATGCAAGGATTGTTTGTATTGATTGCTTTAGCTACATATTCTGGATTGTTTAATGACCGTGCATTCTATGAAATCAATGAAGTCGTTCGTATTCCCTTTATTGAATATGGCCTTGTGTTTGTCTTTGTCTACATGATTTATGGTTGGATCAAATTACCAGTGAAACCCTGGGTGAAGAACACCATTGGCGGAGTCTTGATTGCTACTCTTGGATTCTTCACAATCCTCACAGTCTACACGATGAGTAGTTACTATGCCGAACCAGAGATGTATGATGCGATTGTTGATATCGAAGGGTTAACCCGAAGTGAAACATCGAAATCCATCGTGTATGAAACAGAATCCTATGATACGAATATTATTCTTATTCCAGGTGGAAAAGTCGATACAGGAGCCTATGAGTATTTGGCGTACTTGATTGCTCAAGAAGGGTATAAAGTAACGATTGTGAAGAACCCATTCAACCTTGCGATACTACTTCCATATCGCGCCAATCAGTTTTATGAAGCGGATAAAAACAATGTAATTATGGGTCACAGTTTGGGTGGCGTTGTTGCGTCAATGAACGCCAGTCGATTGGACTATGACATGTTAGTTATTATGGGGTCGTATCCGATTAGTGATGTAGGGGATACGGTGACATTATTACTTGTTGGAAGTGAAGAAAATCTATTGGATAATGAGGCGTATTATGAAAATCGGAATACACTTGCGAACTACACGGAACATATAATCCCGGGTGGTAATCATGCATACTTTGGATATTATGGGGAACAAAAAGGGGACAATCCTGCGATGGTTACCAATCAAGAAAACCAGGAGTATGTTGCTGGATATATCGTCACATCGATTGAAAACGAAGTGGAATAG
- a CDS encoding transporter substrate-binding domain-containing protein, which translates to MNRVVTVLMLGIVFLLSACQQAEEANTLVVGIECAYAPFDWTTSEENDHTVALFDSDLYCDGYDVDVANHIADELDMDLVIKKIEWTGLIPALQSGVIDVIISAMSPTAERAESVLFSDEYYRVNTVMVVAADGNFVDATSLSDFSGANVIAQQDTIQDDLIDQIDDVNHLLALAQTSELVINLSSGVSDALVTELPVAEAIVEANPSLAIVEFTDGNGFVVDDTLVTVAVAVRLGEEELVGTINDALALLDQDTREQWMDAASDRQPIGE; encoded by the coding sequence ATGAACAGAGTAGTAACCGTATTAATGCTTGGGATTGTATTCCTCCTAAGCGCTTGTCAACAAGCAGAAGAAGCGAATACATTAGTGGTTGGTATCGAGTGTGCGTATGCGCCGTTTGATTGGACAACTAGTGAAGAAAATGATCATACTGTAGCACTGTTTGATTCCGATTTGTATTGTGATGGATACGATGTCGATGTTGCGAATCATATCGCCGATGAATTGGACATGGACCTCGTTATTAAAAAAATTGAATGGACAGGTTTGATTCCTGCGTTACAAAGTGGTGTGATTGATGTCATTATATCAGCGATGAGCCCCACGGCAGAGCGTGCCGAAAGCGTATTGTTCTCGGATGAGTATTATCGTGTGAATACGGTGATGGTTGTCGCAGCAGATGGGAACTTCGTGGATGCGACATCATTAAGTGATTTTTCTGGTGCAAATGTCATTGCGCAACAAGATACGATTCAAGATGATTTAATTGATCAAATTGATGATGTGAATCATCTGCTAGCATTGGCACAAACAAGTGAGTTGGTCATTAATCTATCCAGTGGTGTGAGCGATGCATTGGTGACAGAATTACCTGTAGCAGAAGCCATTGTCGAAGCCAACCCATCACTAGCGATTGTCGAGTTTACCGATGGTAATGGATTTGTCGTTGATGATACATTAGTAACCGTGGCTGTTGCAGTTCGTCTGGGTGAAGAGGAACTTGTCGGTACCATCAATGATGCCTTAGCATTATTGGATCAAGATACACGGGAACAATGGATGGATGCTGCTTCTGATCGACAACCAATCGGAGAGTAG
- a CDS encoding amino acid ABC transporter permease gives MLAIMPSGFFEIVWFLIQEEYPLYLSGIRFTIVIAVVGTFLGLLVAFLLSVLRLGDRDPRDAKISIVLKRIGNIVGLSYVEFFRGTPMIVQAMIFYYGLAMLGLRLELMLAGIIVVTLNTAAYLSEVLRAGINSIDPGQMEAARSIGMTKGQGYIHVIFPQVVRNMVPAIGNELVINIKDTAVLSVIGVGELFYMGRSVAGTYYRYTESFVIVAFIYLIIVLITTRILNAVVARMNRNTTTNLPDNQLDTGATL, from the coding sequence ATGTTAGCAATTATGCCATCAGGCTTCTTTGAAATTGTCTGGTTCTTAATACAAGAGGAGTACCCTCTGTATCTAAGTGGTATTCGTTTTACGATAGTCATTGCTGTTGTTGGGACATTTCTTGGACTTTTGGTCGCCTTTTTGCTATCGGTTTTACGCTTGGGTGATCGCGACCCTCGCGATGCGAAGATCTCTATAGTACTTAAGAGAATTGGCAATATTGTCGGATTATCGTATGTGGAGTTCTTTCGCGGGACGCCGATGATTGTACAAGCGATGATTTTCTATTATGGATTGGCCATGCTTGGTCTCAGGTTGGAGTTAATGTTAGCTGGTATTATTGTTGTAACACTAAATACTGCCGCCTATTTATCTGAAGTGTTACGTGCTGGAATTAACTCCATCGATCCTGGCCAAATGGAAGCCGCTCGTTCGATTGGGATGACCAAAGGCCAAGGATATATTCACGTTATTTTTCCCCAGGTTGTTCGGAATATGGTGCCAGCCATCGGGAATGAACTTGTTATCAATATCAAGGATACTGCCGTTCTTAGTGTTATTGGTGTTGGCGAACTATTTTATATGGGTCGAAGCGTTGCTGGAACGTATTATCGTTATACGGAATCGTTTGTTATTGTCGCGTTTATCTACTTGATTATCGTACTCATAACAACGAGAATCTTAAATGCCGTGGTCGCTAGGATGAATCGTAATACAACGACGAATCTTCCCGATAATCAATTGGATACGGGGGCGACACTATGA
- a CDS encoding amino acid ABC transporter ATP-binding protein, with translation MNILRTKNLVKRFDQEDVLKGITIAFEQGTVTSIIGPSGSGKSTLLRCLNQLEAVSDGQVFYRDQDLTNRHVNINHIRSRIGMVFQSFNLFDNMSVLRNITIGQELILKRSKEEAKERALHYLEKVGLLAFRDRRVNRLSGGQKQRVAIARTLAMDPEIILFDEPTSSLDPLMVGEVLRVIRDVVREDFTVIVVTHEMEFARDISERVIYMEDGEIVVDDDSTTVFTNPTNPKLQHFLKRVL, from the coding sequence ATGAACATTTTACGTACGAAAAATCTCGTAAAACGGTTTGATCAAGAGGACGTATTAAAAGGTATTACGATTGCGTTTGAACAGGGGACTGTTACGTCCATTATCGGTCCATCTGGTAGCGGTAAGAGTACATTGCTTCGTTGTTTAAATCAATTGGAAGCCGTCAGTGATGGACAGGTGTTTTATCGCGATCAGGATTTAACCAACCGCCATGTGAACATCAATCACATCCGTAGTCGTATTGGGATGGTGTTTCAATCGTTCAATTTGTTTGATAATATGAGTGTTTTGCGAAACATCACGATTGGACAGGAATTGATTTTAAAACGATCCAAAGAAGAAGCAAAAGAACGGGCACTCCATTATTTGGAGAAAGTTGGCCTACTGGCCTTTCGCGACCGACGCGTAAACCGTTTATCTGGAGGACAGAAGCAACGCGTTGCGATTGCAAGAACCTTGGCGATGGATCCAGAAATCATTTTGTTTGACGAACCAACAAGTTCATTGGATCCGTTGATGGTTGGAGAAGTACTCCGCGTAATTCGTGATGTTGTTCGTGAAGATTTTACTGTGATTGTTGTAACGCACGAAATGGAATTTGCTCGGGACATAAGTGAACGTGTGATTTACATGGAAGATGGTGAGATTGTTGTTGATGATGATAGTACTACCGTATTTACAAATCCAACCAATCCTAAACTACAACATTTTCTGAAGCGCGTTTTATAA
- a CDS encoding L-threonylcarbamoyladenylate synthase: MKSRIYTVDDLQRQEVQRDIQTTFQRGGNVVFPTETVYGIGASALNQEGINGIYAIKGRPQDNPLIMHLVDTTSLEEYVDVDQPYINTLMERFWPGPLTMVFTKKEIVPHYFTGGLQTVGVRIPGSDVARKVIAIAGVPVCAPSANISGRPSATLFKHVLEDFQDKVDILIDGGKSEVGLESTVLDVTSDTPVILRPGMITYEMIQEVVPSVQMNQEVLGEQTPKSPGMKYKHYAPKALLTIVEGNKDDVVAYINQQTKQHHLENQRVGVIVTDDVKHRFIAKHQFVIGRLDQDAEIASNLFAALREMDTLDVDYIYSLSFHQGSYSEAIMNRLLKAANNRIIKVN; the protein is encoded by the coding sequence ATGAAATCAAGAATATATACTGTGGATGACTTACAACGTCAAGAAGTGCAACGTGATATCCAAACAACATTTCAACGTGGTGGAAATGTTGTTTTTCCAACGGAAACCGTATATGGTATTGGTGCAAGTGCTCTGAATCAAGAAGGTATCAATGGTATTTATGCAATCAAGGGAAGACCGCAGGACAATCCCCTCATTATGCACCTAGTGGATACAACGAGTTTAGAAGAATATGTCGATGTTGATCAACCTTATATTAACACATTAATGGAACGATTCTGGCCAGGGCCATTGACAATGGTGTTTACCAAAAAAGAGATCGTTCCCCACTATTTTACAGGTGGACTACAGACAGTCGGTGTTCGGATACCGGGAAGTGATGTTGCACGAAAAGTGATTGCCATTGCAGGAGTTCCTGTATGTGCACCAAGTGCCAACATTAGTGGCCGTCCCTCTGCAACTCTTTTTAAACATGTGCTCGAAGATTTTCAGGATAAAGTTGACATCCTCATTGATGGAGGGAAATCCGAGGTAGGACTGGAATCCACTGTATTAGATGTCACAAGCGATACCCCAGTTATTTTGCGCCCAGGGATGATTACGTATGAAATGATACAAGAAGTTGTTCCTAGTGTGCAAATGAATCAAGAAGTATTGGGAGAACAAACACCAAAATCACCTGGGATGAAATACAAACACTATGCACCAAAGGCACTATTAACAATTGTCGAAGGAAACAAGGATGATGTTGTTGCCTATATCAACCAACAAACCAAGCAGCATCATCTAGAGAATCAACGTGTTGGTGTGATTGTGACCGATGATGTCAAACATCGGTTCATCGCCAAGCATCAATTTGTTATTGGTCGACTGGATCAAGATGCCGAAATAGCATCGAACTTATTTGCAGCATTACGAGAAATGGATACGTTAGATGTGGATTACATTTATTCACTATCCTTTCATCAAGGAAGCTATAGTGAGGCGATCATGAACCGACTCCTTAAGGCCGCGAATAATCGGATTATAAAAGTAAATTAG
- the zupT gene encoding zinc transporter ZupT, with protein sequence MDLQTVLFAFGLTLFAGLSTGIGSALAFYTKKTNETFLSVALGFSAGVMIYVSLIEIFVKARASLEDHFANGQFAYLITTVSFFGGIALIAIIDKLVPSAENPHEIHDVSEMNDVDKKKKALLRMGLFSALAIAIHNFPEGLATFMSAIQDPTLGISIAIAIAIHNVPEGIAVSVPVFYATGSKRKAFMYSFLSGLAEPVGALIGYFILYNVLSEALFGIVFASVAGIMVYISLDELLPTAEKYGKHHFAIGGLIAGMAVMAISLVLFA encoded by the coding sequence ATGGACTTACAAACAGTTCTCTTTGCTTTTGGACTAACATTATTTGCCGGATTATCTACCGGTATTGGTAGTGCATTAGCATTTTATACAAAGAAAACCAATGAGACATTTCTTAGTGTTGCTCTAGGTTTTAGTGCAGGTGTAATGATTTACGTATCATTAATCGAGATTTTTGTAAAAGCACGAGCATCCCTTGAAGATCATTTTGCTAATGGACAATTTGCATATCTAATCACAACAGTATCATTTTTTGGTGGAATTGCCTTAATTGCGATTATTGATAAGTTGGTTCCAAGTGCGGAGAATCCGCATGAAATTCATGATGTCTCCGAGATGAATGACGTTGATAAGAAGAAAAAAGCGTTGTTGCGAATGGGTTTGTTTAGTGCCCTTGCCATAGCGATTCATAATTTTCCCGAGGGACTCGCAACGTTTATGTCGGCAATACAGGATCCAACATTGGGGATATCGATTGCGATTGCGATTGCGATTCATAATGTACCAGAAGGGATTGCTGTCAGTGTCCCGGTATTTTATGCCACAGGATCCAAACGAAAAGCATTTATGTATTCCTTCCTTAGTGGATTAGCCGAACCGGTTGGAGCATTAATCGGGTATTTCATATTATATAATGTCTTAAGTGAGGCATTGTTTGGTATTGTCTTTGCATCGGTAGCAGGGATTATGGTGTATATCTCACTCGATGAGTTATTGCCAACTGCCGAGAAATACGGTAAACATCACTTCGCCATTGGTGGGTTGATTGCCGGTATGGCTGTTATGGCGATTAGTCTTGTATTGTTTGCATAA
- a CDS encoding peptidase E: MVLLTSSGFITDSNIRLARKYIYKTYEKAVIIVTASSYKKQDKHIPELKEQLSKLGLVSELFDFDTDSIEGLSQYDVMVLGGGNPLYLMKQIQRVNAREIIEEFAKNRLLIGVSGGSIVLGKHMDIIQEFNPEFNDDVQLESYQGLNISVNTCPHYDRYQDRYDRFEERIQAVEDFIEAPIYRLEEDMIYVHQLRELSPWIQRAFKFLLFVVIFSMFSVIFSVAIGEGGTLFRIILWLFIGSSTILGGILLGWYSRMKRKRKTFKD, encoded by the coding sequence ATGGTACTCTTGACATCAAGCGGCTTTATTACGGACAGTAATATTCGTTTAGCACGTAAATACATTTATAAAACATACGAAAAAGCGGTCATCATTGTGACCGCTTCTTCCTATAAAAAACAAGATAAACATATTCCAGAGTTGAAGGAACAGTTATCCAAACTAGGACTTGTCAGTGAGTTGTTTGATTTTGATACCGATTCAATAGAGGGTTTGTCCCAATACGATGTGATGGTATTAGGGGGTGGAAATCCTCTGTATTTAATGAAACAGATTCAACGGGTTAACGCCCGAGAGATTATTGAAGAGTTTGCCAAAAATCGTCTATTGATTGGGGTAAGTGGGGGAAGTATTGTGTTAGGGAAACATATGGATATCATTCAAGAATTCAATCCGGAATTTAATGATGATGTGCAACTGGAGTCCTACCAGGGTCTTAATATCTCGGTAAATACATGTCCCCACTATGATCGTTATCAGGATCGATATGACCGATTTGAAGAACGAATTCAAGCAGTAGAAGATTTCATTGAAGCTCCGATTTACCGCTTGGAGGAAGATATGATCTATGTTCATCAACTTCGAGAGTTGTCACCATGGATTCAAAGGGCGTTTAAATTCCTTTTATTCGTTGTGATATTTTCGATGTTTAGTGTGATATTCTCGGTGGCTATTGGTGAAGGAGGAACACTATTTCGTATTATTTTGTGGTTGTTTATTGGGAGTAGTACCATATTAGGAGGAATTCTTTTAGGGTGGTATAGTAGGATGAAACGCAAACGAAAAACGTTTAAAGATTGA